A genomic stretch from Alosa sapidissima isolate fAloSap1 chromosome 3, fAloSap1.pri, whole genome shotgun sequence includes:
- the LOC121704753 gene encoding uncharacterized protein LOC121704753 has protein sequence MGFLYTAEQLQQLASSNASTSIDEAVLHLCQATGILRRKRYMHRGSRRSFTIYHQATEDAIPTLQSRCVSPVWSTPVGNSAPRKKVFHQHLITIRTMPVTATAAAVATAPVTAATDSTCAGSGREANLCRVNLSNCGPFQDRHEQDSSLVKFAVLNARSVSNKAFILNDRFTSHHLDFLFITESWLSGDDIIALGDLCPAHCSFLNSPRVSGRGGGLITVFKNSFKCRIVPTDLFSTFELQLFKINASVLCALVYRPPKMYCNFIQEFAELLSCMASRADKLLILGDFNIHICCPSKPLVNEFLGLVDSFNLVQSVMAPTHQKGHTLDLVLSSGFSVSNVKIVDTGVSDHFMILFESSLFCPPLHPPHPTPLSELLIPPQPHSSLILLCSLFHLLS, from the coding sequence ATGGGATTTCTCTACACCGCTGAGCAGCTCCAACAACTTGCCTCCTCAAATGCCAGCACTTCTATCGATGAAGCTGTGCTCCACCTTTGCCAGGCTACGGGGATCCTTCGGAGGAAGCGCTACATGCACAGAGGGTCGCGTCGCTCCTTTACCATCTATCATCAAGCAACAGAGGATGCTATCCCGACTCTGCAGTCCCGGTGTGTCTCTCCTGTGTGGTCCACTCCTGTAGGCAACTCTGCTCCCCGCAAGAAAGTCTTCCATCAACACCTCATCACCATACGGACTATGCCTGTTaccgctactgctgctgctgttgctactgCTCCCGTCACTGCTGCCACTGATTCCACCTGTGCGGGCTCTGGTAGAGAGGCTAATCTCTGCCGGGTAAATCTATCTAACTGCGGCCCCTTCCAAGACCGTCATGAACAGGACTCTTCTTTGGTTAAGTTTGCTGTCTTAAATGCTCGCTCTGTTTCCAACAAAGCATTTATTCTGAATGACCGTTTTACGTCCCACCATCTAGACTTTCTGTTTATCACCGAGTCTTGGCTCTCTggtgatgacatcattgcactTGGTGACCTTTGCCCTGCTCACTGTAGTTTTTTAAACTCACCTAGGGTCTCTGGTCGTGGTGGTGGTCTAATTACAGTGTTTAAGAACAGTTTTAAATGTAGAATTGTACCAACTGATCTGTTTTCTACTTTTGAACTACAGCTGTTTAAGATCAATGCATCTGTACTTTGTGCCTTAGTCTACCGTCCACCAAAAATGTATTGTAATTTCATTCAAGAATTTGCTGAACTTCTATCTTGTATGGCCTCTCGTGCTGATAAGTTATTAATCTTGGGGGACTTTAACATCCACATATGCTGCCCATCTAAACCTTTGGTCAATGAGTTTTTAGGCCTTGTGGACTCTTTTAACCTTGTGCAGTCAGTTATGGCCCCAACACATCAGAAGGGTCACACACTAGACCTAGTGTTGTCCTCTGGTTTCTCAGTTTCCAATGTTAAAATAGTTGATACTGGTGTGTCTGACCATTTTATGATTTTATTTGAATCTTCACTGTTTtgtccccccctccacccccctcatCCTACTCCCTTGTCAGAGCTATTAATTCCACCACAGCCTCACAGTTCACTAATACTtttatgctctctctttcacctgctgTCTTAG